A single region of the Pan troglodytes isolate AG18354 chromosome 22, NHGRI_mPanTro3-v2.0_pri, whole genome shotgun sequence genome encodes:
- the LOC107970109 gene encoding small ribosomal subunit protein uS5-like yields MADDAGAAVGPGGPGGPGMGNRGGFRGGFGSGIRGRGRGRGRGRGRGRGARGGKAEDKEWMPVTKLGRLVKDMKIKSLEEIYLFSLPIKESEIIDFFLGASLKDEVLKIMPAQKQTRAGQRTRFKAFVAIGDYNGHVGLGVKCSKEVATAIRGAIILAKLSIVPVRRGYWGNKIGKPHTVPCKVTGRCGSVLVRLIPAPRGTGIVSAPVPKKLLMMAGIDDCYTSARGCTATLGNFAKATFDAISKTYSYLTPDLWKETVFTKSPYQEFTDHLVKTHTRVSVQRTQAPAVATT; encoded by the coding sequence ATGGCGGATGACGCCGGTGCAGCGGTGGGGCCCGGAGGCCCTGGTGGCCCGGGGATGGGGAACCGCGGTGGCTTCCGCGGAGGTTTCGGCAGTGGCATCCGGGGCCGGGGTCGCGGCCGTGGACGGGGCCGGGGCCGAGGCCGCGGAGCTCGCGGAGGCAAGGCCGAGGATAAAGAGTGGATGCCCGTCACCAAGTTGGGCCGGTTGGTCAAGGACATGAAGATCAAGTCCCTGGAAGAGATCTATCTCTTCTCCCTGCCCATTAAGGAATCAGAGATCATTGATTTCTTCCTGGGGGCCTCTCTCAAGGATGAGGTTTTGAAGATTATGCCAGCGCAGAAGCAGACCCGTGCCGGCCAGCGCACCAGGTTCAAGGCATTTGTTGCTATCGGGGACTACAATGGCCACGTCGGTCTGGGTGTTAAGTGCTCCAAGGAGGTGGCCACCGCCATCCGTGGGGCCATCATCCTGGCCAAGCTCTCCATCGTCCCCGTGCGCAGAGGCTACTGGGGGAACAAGATCGGCAAGCCCCACACTGTCCCTTGCAAGGTGACAGGCCGCTGCGGCTCTGTGCTGGTGCGCCTCATCCCTGCACCCAGGGGCACTGGCATCGTCTCCGCACCTGTGCCTAAGAAGCTGCTCATGATGGCTGGTATCGATGACTGCTACACCTCAGCCCGGGGCTGCACTGCCACCCTGGGCAACTTCGCCAAGGCCACCTTTGATGCCATTTCTAAGACCTACAGCTACCTGACCCCAGACCTCTGGAAGGAGACTGTATTTACCAAGTCTCCCTATCAGGAATTCACTGACCACCTCGTCAAGACCCACACCAGAGTCTCCGTGCAGCGGACTcaggctccagctgtggctacaaCATAG